In Kordiimonas pumila, a single genomic region encodes these proteins:
- the ygfZ gene encoding CAF17-like 4Fe-4S cluster assembly/insertion protein YgfZ, which produces MTAQILCLKNRAVLRLSGSEVVSFLNGLVTNDVGKTSEAAVYAALLTPQGKFLFDMIIVKDGVDLLLDVEAKRKDALIQRLMMYKLRSDVTITDEPASVWAVWHSETAQGISGIAYADPRHKSLKLRVISATPPVDGAEELPLEDYEERRIRHCVPDSTRDIDVEKHFWLETNAEKLNGVSFTKGCYVGQELTARMKHKTTLKKSFMAVELTGTAEPHSEIETESGKSAGTLYTSMNGYGIAFMRHEYQNAILYVKDSDVRVTIYKKD; this is translated from the coding sequence ATGACTGCACAAATACTTTGTTTGAAAAACCGCGCTGTGCTGCGTCTTTCAGGAAGCGAAGTTGTTAGTTTCCTGAACGGGTTAGTGACAAATGATGTAGGTAAAACAAGCGAAGCAGCCGTTTACGCGGCGCTCCTAACGCCGCAAGGCAAATTTCTGTTTGATATGATCATCGTGAAGGACGGCGTTGACCTCCTGCTTGATGTTGAGGCAAAACGGAAAGATGCTCTGATTCAACGGCTCATGATGTATAAACTCAGATCAGATGTCACCATCACAGACGAACCCGCGAGTGTTTGGGCTGTATGGCACAGCGAGACTGCACAAGGCATTTCCGGTATTGCCTATGCTGACCCGCGCCACAAATCATTAAAACTGCGGGTTATTTCAGCAACACCCCCCGTGGATGGTGCCGAAGAGCTGCCACTTGAAGACTATGAAGAGCGCCGCATTCGCCACTGTGTTCCAGACAGCACCCGCGATATTGATGTGGAAAAGCATTTTTGGCTGGAAACAAACGCCGAAAAGCTGAATGGTGTCTCTTTCACTAAAGGTTGCTATGTAGGGCAGGAATTAACCGCCCGCATGAAGCACAAAACCACCTTGAAAAAATCTTTCATGGCGGTTGAATTAACCGGTACTGCCGAACCCCATTCAGAAATAGAAACTGAAAGCGGTAAATCTGCAGGTACGCTCTATACCAGCATGAACGGGTACGGCATTGCCTTTATGCGGCATGAATACCAAAACGCTATTCTTTATGTGAAAGATAGCGACGTACGTGTAACTATCTATAAAAAAGACTAA
- the ppdK gene encoding pyruvate, phosphate dikinase, translating into MTKWVYSFGDGAADGSASMKNLLGGKGANLAEMASLGLPVPPGLTITTEVCTYYYANGREYPAELNDQVEAAIAAIEKSVGAVFGDADNPLLVSVRSGARVSMPGMMDTVLNLGLNDETVEGLAANSENPRFAWDSYRRFIQMYSDVVLGVDHYHFEELIEIHKEEKGVDLDTDLDADDWKTLAHAFKAKTEEELGEPFPQDAREQLWGAITAVFGSWHIERAKVYRKLNNIPEEWGTAVNVQAMVFGNMGDTSATGVAFTRDPSTGENEYYGEYLINAQGEDVVAGIRTPQYLTKRARIAAENTAPSMEESMPEVFKQLADVFDKLEKHYRDMQDIEFTVQHGKLWMLQTRSGKRTAKAALKIAVEMAADGLIDKKTAVLRVEPAALDQLLHPTLDPDAPRDIYTRGLPASPGAASGFVVFDSDEAEIMAKDGKSVILCRVETSPEDIHGMHAAKGILTARGGMTSHAAVVARGMGRPCVSGAGQLRIDGKEGVMTCMGREVKEGDIITIDGSTGEVMVGEVKTLQPELSGDFAKLMGWADKYRTLKVRTNADTPNDTATAREFGAEGIGLCRTEHMFFEGERIIAVRQMILAEDLAGRKAALAKLLPMQRSDFEEIFKIMHGLPVTIRLLDPPLHEFMPREEDEFADVASAIGIDVAALKRRASDLHEFNPMLGHRGCRLGITYPEIYEMQARAIFEAAIAVVEETGDTVVPEIMIPLVATEKELAMLRERVDATAKAVFKEKGKKVDYLVGTMIELPRAALRAADIAKAADFFSFGTNDLTQTTIGISRDDAGRFLDEYVKKDIFAQDPFVSIDQEGVGELVKIGAERGRSTKADLKLGICGEHGGDPASVEFCHNVGLDYVSCSPFRVPIARLAAAQAALKGE; encoded by the coding sequence ATGACCAAATGGGTTTACAGTTTTGGTGATGGCGCTGCCGACGGCAGTGCAAGTATGAAAAATCTACTAGGTGGTAAGGGTGCAAACCTTGCAGAAATGGCCTCGCTTGGCCTGCCGGTGCCGCCGGGCCTTACAATCACCACTGAAGTTTGTACATATTATTACGCCAATGGGCGCGAGTACCCGGCTGAACTGAACGATCAAGTAGAAGCTGCCATTGCCGCGATTGAAAAAAGTGTGGGCGCTGTGTTCGGCGATGCTGATAACCCGCTTCTGGTTTCTGTACGCTCTGGTGCGCGGGTTTCCATGCCGGGCATGATGGATACGGTTTTAAACCTTGGCCTTAACGATGAAACGGTTGAGGGCCTCGCTGCTAACAGTGAAAACCCCCGTTTTGCATGGGATAGCTACCGCCGCTTTATTCAGATGTATTCTGACGTGGTGCTGGGTGTTGACCATTACCATTTTGAAGAACTGATCGAAATTCATAAGGAAGAAAAAGGCGTTGATCTGGATACAGATCTGGATGCAGACGATTGGAAAACCCTTGCACACGCTTTTAAAGCCAAAACCGAAGAAGAACTGGGCGAGCCATTCCCGCAGGATGCCCGCGAGCAGCTTTGGGGTGCAATTACCGCTGTATTTGGCAGCTGGCACATTGAACGCGCTAAAGTATACCGTAAGCTGAATAATATCCCTGAGGAATGGGGCACAGCCGTTAACGTGCAGGCCATGGTGTTTGGTAACATGGGTGATACGTCTGCGACAGGCGTTGCCTTCACGCGCGACCCATCAACCGGTGAAAATGAATATTACGGCGAATACCTGATTAATGCGCAGGGCGAAGATGTGGTAGCAGGCATTCGCACACCGCAGTATCTAACCAAGCGTGCGCGTATAGCGGCAGAGAACACAGCACCTTCCATGGAAGAGAGCATGCCAGAAGTGTTCAAGCAGCTTGCGGATGTGTTTGATAAGCTGGAAAAACACTACCGTGATATGCAGGATATTGAGTTTACCGTACAGCACGGCAAACTTTGGATGCTGCAAACCCGTAGTGGCAAGCGCACGGCAAAAGCCGCGCTTAAAATTGCGGTTGAAATGGCTGCAGACGGTCTTATTGACAAAAAAACCGCTGTTCTGAGGGTGGAGCCAGCAGCGCTGGACCAGCTTCTGCACCCAACGCTTGACCCAGACGCGCCACGCGATATTTATACGCGCGGCCTGCCAGCCTCACCCGGTGCAGCCTCTGGTTTTGTTGTGTTTGACAGTGATGAAGCCGAAATAATGGCAAAAGACGGCAAAAGCGTTATTCTTTGCCGGGTTGAAACTTCACCAGAAGATATTCACGGTATGCATGCTGCAAAAGGCATTCTTACCGCGCGTGGTGGCATGACAAGCCATGCGGCTGTGGTTGCACGCGGTATGGGCCGGCCTTGTGTGTCTGGTGCTGGGCAACTGCGCATTGACGGCAAAGAAGGTGTTATGACCTGCATGGGCCGCGAAGTGAAAGAGGGTGATATCATTACCATTGATGGCTCTACCGGTGAAGTAATGGTGGGTGAAGTTAAAACGCTTCAGCCAGAGCTTTCTGGTGATTTTGCTAAGCTTATGGGCTGGGCTGACAAATACCGTACCCTGAAAGTACGCACCAATGCTGATACACCAAATGATACAGCAACAGCACGTGAATTTGGCGCAGAAGGCATTGGTCTGTGCCGCACAGAACATATGTTCTTTGAAGGCGAACGGATCATTGCTGTACGGCAGATGATTTTGGCGGAAGACCTTGCGGGCCGTAAGGCTGCGCTTGCAAAACTGCTGCCAATGCAACGCAGTGATTTTGAAGAAATTTTCAAAATCATGCACGGGCTGCCAGTTACTATTCGCTTGCTTGACCCACCGCTGCATGAATTTATGCCGCGCGAGGAAGATGAATTCGCTGATGTTGCAAGTGCTATTGGTATTGATGTTGCAGCTCTTAAACGCCGCGCCAGTGACTTGCACGAATTTAACCCTATGCTAGGCCACCGGGGTTGCCGTCTTGGTATTACCTACCCTGAAATTTATGAAATGCAGGCCCGGGCCATTTTTGAAGCAGCCATTGCGGTTGTAGAAGAAACTGGCGATACGGTTGTGCCTGAAATTATGATCCCGCTTGTGGCAACAGAAAAAGAACTGGCAATGCTGCGGGAACGCGTGGATGCAACGGCCAAAGCTGTGTTTAAGGAAAAAGGCAAAAAGGTTGATTATCTGGTTGGCACCATGATCGAGCTGCCACGCGCTGCTTTGCGGGCCGCTGATATTGCTAAAGCGGCTGACTTTTTCTCGTTTGGTACAAACGACCTGACGCAGACGACCATCGGCATCAGCCGCGATGATGCCGGGCGGTTCCTTGATGAATATGTGAAGAAAGATATTTTTGCACAGGACCCATTTGTGTCAATCGATCAGGAAGGCGTGGGCGAGCTTGTGAAAATCGGCGCTGAACGTGGCCGGTCAACCAAAGCGGACCTGAAGCTTGGTATCTGCGGTGAGCACGGCGGTGACCCGGCAAGCGTGGAGTTCTGCCATAACGTAGGGCTGGATTATGTTTCCTGTTCGCCGTTCCGCGTGCCAATCGCGCGTCTAGCGGCTGCACAGGCCGCGCTTAAGGGCGAATAA
- the glyS gene encoding glycine--tRNA ligase subunit beta, which produces MADLLIELFSEEIPARMQAKAADDLKKLVTDGLQAAGLTFDTAEAFATPRRLALNVTGLPVQTPDISEERRGPSTSAPEKALEGFMRGAGVTRDQLEEREEKKGTFFYAKIEKPGESTQSLVFRLLCRVLWDFPWPKSQRWGNSNFKWVRPLHSVLAIFDGQIVNGAISSELGDPFTIAIGNQTFGHRFMAPEWLSVTDFADYQAKLLAHKVVLDPADRMATIEAACKSLAAEKGLEWVEDRGLLAEVAGLVEWPVPLIGGFDPAFMAVPEEVLILTMKKDQKYFVTRDPKTGKLAPYFITVSNIIPSDGGKAVAAGNERVLTARLSDAKFFYDQDLKGKLEDNLPQLKDIVFHEKLGTVAERVECIKKLAAYLAPFCGADAAEAERAAELAKADLVSGMVGEFPELQGVMGRYYAKAQGESDAVANAIRDHYAPAGPNDDCPIAPVSIAVALAEKLDTLVGFFGIDEKPTGSKDPFALRRAALGVIRLITENNVRVSLRHLFTEAMKCYQIPLANVSDDLAVFFADRLKVQQRDKGVRHDLIDAVFAQGDDDLVRVLARVSALTNFLGSDDGVNLLAGYKRAANILKAEEKKDSAVDSAVNISALEMAEEKALYAALTAARADAEKALAAEDFEKAMAALSTLRAPIDAFFENIIVNADAPDVRQNRLALLSEIRAAVNTVADFGLIEG; this is translated from the coding sequence ATGGCTGATCTCCTGATCGAATTATTCTCTGAGGAAATTCCTGCCCGCATGCAGGCGAAGGCAGCGGATGACCTGAAAAAACTGGTAACTGACGGCCTGCAGGCCGCAGGCCTTACGTTTGATACGGCAGAGGCATTTGCCACACCGCGCAGGCTTGCCCTGAATGTTACTGGCTTGCCGGTGCAAACCCCTGATATTTCAGAGGAACGCCGCGGCCCCAGCACCAGCGCACCTGAAAAAGCGCTAGAGGGCTTTATGCGCGGCGCGGGTGTAACCCGCGACCAGCTTGAAGAGCGCGAAGAAAAGAAAGGCACATTCTTCTACGCAAAAATTGAAAAGCCAGGTGAAAGTACACAAAGTTTAGTCTTTAGACTGTTATGCAGAGTACTTTGGGATTTTCCTTGGCCAAAATCTCAAAGATGGGGCAATTCTAATTTTAAATGGGTTAGGCCTCTTCATTCCGTACTGGCTATTTTTGATGGGCAAATTGTTAACGGGGCCATCAGTAGCGAGCTAGGCGATCCATTTACAATTGCTATTGGAAACCAGACCTTCGGACACCGTTTTATGGCGCCAGAGTGGCTTTCTGTCACTGACTTTGCTGACTATCAAGCCAAGCTTCTAGCGCATAAAGTGGTGCTTGACCCCGCTGACCGCATGGCGACGATTGAAGCGGCGTGTAAATCGCTCGCGGCAGAAAAGGGCCTCGAGTGGGTTGAAGACCGCGGGCTTCTCGCGGAAGTCGCAGGGCTTGTCGAGTGGCCGGTGCCTTTAATAGGCGGGTTTGACCCGGCCTTTATGGCGGTGCCAGAAGAAGTGCTGATCCTGACGATGAAAAAGGATCAGAAATATTTTGTCACTCGTGACCCGAAAACGGGCAAGCTAGCGCCGTATTTTATTACGGTGTCGAATATTATCCCTTCTGATGGCGGCAAGGCCGTAGCAGCGGGGAATGAGCGCGTGCTAACGGCAAGGCTTTCAGACGCGAAATTCTTTTACGACCAAGACCTGAAGGGCAAGTTAGAGGATAACCTGCCGCAGCTTAAAGACATCGTGTTCCATGAAAAGCTGGGCACAGTGGCAGAGCGTGTGGAGTGTATTAAAAAACTTGCAGCTTACCTTGCGCCCTTCTGCGGCGCTGACGCTGCTGAAGCTGAGCGCGCAGCCGAACTCGCGAAAGCAGACCTTGTCTCTGGCATGGTGGGTGAGTTCCCTGAACTACAGGGCGTGATGGGCCGCTACTATGCAAAAGCGCAGGGAGAAAGTGACGCTGTGGCGAATGCTATCCGCGACCATTATGCGCCAGCAGGCCCAAATGATGATTGCCCGATTGCGCCAGTGTCCATCGCTGTGGCGCTGGCTGAAAAGCTGGATACCCTTGTGGGCTTTTTCGGGATTGATGAAAAACCAACGGGTTCAAAAGACCCGTTTGCGCTGCGCCGCGCCGCCCTTGGTGTTATTCGTTTGATCACTGAAAACAATGTTCGCGTTTCACTCAGGCACCTATTCACGGAAGCCATGAAGTGTTACCAGATACCTCTTGCTAATGTTTCAGATGACCTTGCAGTCTTCTTTGCAGACCGCCTCAAGGTTCAACAGCGGGATAAGGGCGTACGCCACGACCTGATTGATGCCGTGTTTGCGCAAGGTGATGATGACCTTGTGCGCGTGCTGGCGCGCGTATCTGCGCTCACAAACTTCCTTGGTTCTGATGACGGGGTGAATTTGCTCGCGGGGTACAAGCGCGCGGCGAATATATTAAAGGCTGAAGAAAAGAAAGACAGTGCCGTTGATAGCGCTGTCAATATATCAGCGCTTGAAATGGCAGAGGAAAAGGCGTTATACGCTGCGCTAACAGCAGCCAGAGCAGACGCAGAGAAAGCACTGGCCGCAGAAGACTTTGAAAAGGCAATGGCTGCGCTCTCTACACTGCGTGCGCCAATTGATGCCTTTTTTGAAAATATAATAGTGAATGCAGATGCACCAGATGTGCGGCAAAACCGCCTGGCGCTGCTTTCAGAAATTCGTGCAGCAGTGAACACTGTTGCCGATTTTGGCCTTATTGAAGGCTGA
- a CDS encoding glycine--tRNA ligase subunit alpha, translating to MPFQKMILTLQNYWADQGCVILQPYDLEMGAGTFHPATTLRALGPEAWKAAYVQPCRRPTDGRYGENPNRLQHYYQFQVILKPSPANMQDLYLGSLKAIGIDAALHDIRFVEDDWESPTLGAWGLGWEIWCDGMEVSQYTYFQQVGGFDCKPVAGELTYGLERLAMFVQGVDNVYDLDFNGAGTTYGDVYLENEREQSAYNFEHADTEKLFEDFKKAQAECAKLLEAELPLPAYEQCIKSSHTFNLLDARGVISVTERQAYIGRVRDLAKGCCAAWMKKNGWEA from the coding sequence ATGCCGTTCCAGAAGATGATCCTGACGTTGCAGAATTACTGGGCGGATCAGGGCTGCGTTATTTTGCAGCCTTACGATCTTGAAATGGGCGCGGGTACGTTTCACCCGGCGACTACGCTTAGGGCGCTAGGGCCTGAGGCATGGAAGGCCGCATACGTGCAGCCTTGCCGCCGTCCCACTGATGGTCGTTACGGTGAAAACCCGAACCGTTTGCAGCATTATTACCAGTTTCAGGTAATTTTAAAACCTTCGCCCGCCAATATGCAGGACCTATACCTTGGTAGCTTGAAAGCGATCGGTATTGACGCGGCCTTGCATGATATCCGCTTTGTTGAAGATGACTGGGAAAGCCCAACGCTTGGCGCGTGGGGCCTTGGCTGGGAAATCTGGTGTGATGGTATGGAAGTCAGCCAGTACACGTATTTCCAGCAAGTCGGTGGCTTTGACTGCAAACCAGTTGCTGGCGAACTAACATACGGGCTAGAGCGCCTCGCCATGTTTGTGCAGGGCGTAGACAATGTTTACGACCTAGATTTTAACGGTGCAGGTACAACATACGGCGACGTATACCTTGAGAATGAGCGTGAGCAATCAGCCTATAATTTTGAGCATGCGGATACAGAAAAGTTGTTTGAAGACTTTAAAAAAGCGCAGGCCGAATGCGCCAAGCTGCTTGAGGCAGAACTGCCGCTACCTGCTTACGAGCAGTGCATCAAATCAAGCCACACCTTTAACTTGCTGGATGCGCGCGGTGTTATTTCTGTAACCGAACGGCAGGCCTATATTGGCCGGGTGCGCGACCTTGCTAAAGGCTGCTGCGCCGCGTGGATGAAGAAAAATGGGTGGGAGGCGTAG
- the map gene encoding type I methionyl aminopeptidase, whose amino-acid sequence MTIDTEEQLEKLKEIGRICRDVLNAMGAAVRPGITPLELDKMGGQMLAERGAKSAPMLAYNFPGYTCISVGDAVAHGIPGTIPLEEGQLVNIDVSAEKDGIFADTGASFGVGEISPDLQKLLDATRDAQRKAMFAARAGQPVNVVGKTVQREAYKHGFQIVDGLNGHGVGNWIHEEPSVPNLYYPSDRTKLKEGQVMTIEPFLTTGSRHYYEDADGWTLRLKDGGFGAQFEHTFVVTKGAPIIVTA is encoded by the coding sequence ATGACGATTGACACAGAAGAACAGCTTGAAAAGCTGAAAGAAATAGGCCGGATTTGCCGCGATGTCTTAAATGCTATGGGTGCGGCTGTACGCCCCGGTATTACGCCCCTAGAGCTTGATAAAATGGGTGGGCAGATGCTTGCGGAGCGCGGTGCCAAGTCAGCACCCATGCTTGCGTATAACTTTCCCGGCTATACCTGCATTTCTGTGGGGGATGCTGTGGCGCACGGTATTCCGGGTACTATTCCGCTCGAAGAAGGCCAACTTGTCAATATAGATGTGTCCGCTGAAAAAGATGGTATTTTTGCCGATACAGGCGCGAGCTTTGGTGTGGGTGAAATCAGCCCGGATCTGCAAAAATTGTTGGATGCCACAAGGGATGCGCAGCGCAAGGCCATGTTTGCCGCGCGTGCAGGACAGCCTGTAAATGTGGTTGGCAAAACGGTGCAGCGCGAGGCGTACAAACACGGCTTTCAAATTGTTGACGGCCTGAACGGCCACGGTGTTGGTAACTGGATACATGAAGAACCATCGGTTCCAAACCTCTATTATCCAAGCGACCGTACCAAGCTCAAGGAAGGGCAGGTTATGACCATTGAGCCGTTTCTTACCACCGGGAGCAGGCACTATTATGAAGATGCCGATGGCTGGACCTTGCGGCTAAAGGATGGCGGTTTTGGTGCCCAGTTTGAACATACATTTGTTGTGACAAAAGGCGCGCCTATTATCGTTACGGCATAG
- a CDS encoding chorismate mutase, translating to MSLTDKQKQQLNDYRESIDNIDAALVFMLAERFKITKAVGFYKKEFDLPPADPRREQEQVERLRSLAKLANLDPEFSEKFLQFIIREVIQHHERIREQGSI from the coding sequence TTGTCATTAACGGATAAACAAAAACAGCAATTAAATGACTACCGGGAAAGCATCGATAATATTGATGCAGCTCTTGTTTTTATGCTGGCAGAGCGATTTAAAATCACAAAAGCTGTTGGCTTTTATAAAAAAGAGTTTGATCTGCCTCCTGCTGACCCGCGACGTGAGCAGGAGCAGGTTGAGCGTTTGCGTAGTTTGGCCAAGCTTGCCAACCTTGACCCGGAATTTAGTGAGAAGTTTCTGCAGTTTATTATTCGGGAAGTTATTCAGCACCACGAACGCATCCGCGAACAAGGCTCTATATAA
- a CDS encoding S49 family peptidase, which produces MIKKIGSFCRTVRRTFFGEPAPKVAVLRLYGVIGAGGRFKQNISMASVAGQIEQAFTMGGVSAVALMINSPGGSPVQSALILQRIRDLAKEKDIPVLAFAEDVAASGGYMLAIAGDEIYANESSIVGSIGVVSSGFGFKAAIEKLGIERRLYTAGESKAMLDAFQDEKAEDVARLKEIQLEIHEHFKKLVRDRRGKRLKGLRGKMFSGEVFTGGEAVKLGLIDGIGDARTILRDRFGKSVKMRVIAEKKPRLGSLLGLRAGNTSSLGALEDIPGGLIAAIEERLIWNRFGL; this is translated from the coding sequence ATGATTAAGAAAATTGGGTCATTTTGCCGTACTGTACGGCGAACATTTTTCGGCGAGCCAGCACCAAAAGTAGCAGTGCTTAGGCTTTACGGTGTTATTGGTGCAGGTGGCAGGTTTAAACAGAATATAAGCATGGCATCTGTTGCGGGCCAGATAGAGCAGGCCTTTACCATGGGCGGTGTGTCTGCGGTGGCATTGATGATAAACTCACCCGGTGGGTCGCCCGTACAATCTGCCCTTATTTTGCAGCGAATTAGGGACCTTGCGAAAGAAAAGGATATTCCTGTTCTTGCCTTTGCTGAGGATGTCGCGGCCTCTGGTGGTTATATGCTGGCAATAGCGGGCGATGAAATTTACGCTAACGAATCCTCTATTGTTGGCAGTATTGGTGTTGTTTCAAGCGGGTTTGGTTTTAAAGCAGCTATCGAAAAGCTTGGCATTGAGCGCCGCCTTTATACGGCAGGGGAAAGCAAGGCCATGCTAGATGCCTTTCAGGATGAAAAGGCAGAAGATGTCGCGCGGCTGAAGGAAATTCAGTTGGAAATTCACGAGCATTTCAAAAAGCTTGTGCGTGACCGACGTGGTAAGCGCTTGAAGGGCTTGCGCGGCAAGATGTTTTCTGGCGAGGTGTTTACAGGCGGCGAAGCGGTTAAGCTGGGCCTTATTGACGGTATCGGTGATGCGCGCACAATTCTGCGCGACCGTTTTGGTAAATCTGTAAAAATGCGTGTGATTGCTGAGAAAAAACCACGGCTTGGTAGCTTGCTTGGGCTGCGTGCTGGCAATACGTCTTCATTAGGTGCTTTAGAAGACATACCGGGCGGGTTGATTGCGGCAATAGAAGAAAGATTGATCTGGAATCGGTTTGGCCTTTAA